GTCTTTGCCAggcagagaagaaaacaaaagcatgCATTGCAGGTAGAGGAAGGAATTTACTAAATAGAAGACTATGGTCAATTGAATCACAAACCCCAACAAAAgacgttcttaatcttaatctgtgttcctgtggaaaaaaataggaccctttgaagatgtattatctGCTAAGAGGTGGACTCATCAGTGACTGGAAACTTCTAAGATCCTAATTTGGATCTGACCAAACCAAACCAGGATGGGCCTTAAGGAAAAGCCAGAAACCAGTAGGAGTCAGAGAAAGTAACAGaaagccagaaggagaagaaaccagaagagtAAACAGGAGGAGAAAGAGATTGCCCTGCCATGGGAGACAGAGAAGCAaatcaaggaaccccaaggattgcagcaagtcAGTTCCAGGACACTACCAACTttgaagaaagcatggccttgtcAATGCCTTGATTTAGGACTCCTGACCTCTAAAACCATcaaccaataaattcttgtttaagtcaaccatcgtgtggtatttgtcttagaAGCGCTGGAAAATGAAGACAAAGACTGACATGAccagattttcattttaaaaagataaatggctGCAACCTGGAGATAGACGAGGGTGGGATCAGAGACTAGTAGATGAACCACGACAGAACCCAGGAAAATTAGGATATAAATCCCACTGAAGGTAGTggcagtagatttgggaagtcaTCTCAAACACAAGCAGTTTTTACTATAACATTGAAAGAACTTAGTGATGAGCTGAATAGGGGTGGTGCAAGGAGAAGGGCTGGGTAAGGTTAGGAAATAAGTTAGCCATAGGGTTAGGTGCCACCTAGGATTCAAATTTGGGTCAGATTACGGTTTAGCCTAGGATTACAGCTATTGCTGGTTTACCTCCCCTTTGAGACATGATTCAAAAGATTCATATAATCCATTATAGTTCAATTCTaagacatttttttccattttaacatcTCTAACTTTAAGATATATCTTACAAACATTCACGTGCCCTAGCTTAATTGGCAGTATACTTTATTTCATGGCCATAGCAGTGCATTTAATAATGCTGTGTCTTACAAAAAATGGCATCTTTGATTCCATGAAGCATAGTTGTGTGTGTTCAAAAAACAATAGGACATAGAATGAGTCAAGTTAGTTTAGAGGAAAACCATCACTGGCGTGTATTGTTTCCtgatcatattttaaaatcttgtatCCCTGGGGAGCTTTCATAGTCTATGAAATACTTCCTTGAAGAAAAGCTAATCTAACTCACTTATGTTTTCAGTCCATCATGTTTTCTGTAGGGACCACAGAGGTTTGGGTAGTTAACTTGGTGATGTTCAAGCAGCAGAATATATGAacacataaaaattttagaacaaaggGGTAAGATAGACAATATGCTAATGGAGGTAGGTTCTGCAAAAAACAAGAGTGGAGTTcttaaaagaatgggaaaatataGGAGTGAAAATGTGATAGCAAATATTATGGAAGCATCATTCAAACAAGTGAATGCATTAAACGAAAcagctatttttaaaacaacTCGTGACTGATTACCAACCTACTCTATGATTTGAATTCATTCAAATAAACCTTTCTTTGGTTGTTCAAACCAGACTGCGTGCACATCTAATAAGCAGAGGATCATGTGAACCTGTTAATTGCCTAAGTCCGAAAGAGTGCTAGAAATCCAAAAAGGTGCCTAAAcataagaaactaaaaaaaaaatctctggaaaaaattatgttttcatgTTTCCTTGACACATATCTAGATGAACACAACCAATTCCTGATTAGAATCCCTGGCCTCATCTGCTCCAACCTATGCTGCATGCCTCTGCCTGACTTACTCTTCTTAAATACCATTTTCACGTTGCTGTTCTACTCCAAAGTCCTGAATAGCTCCCTAGAGCCTCACAACTGCTGTCCAAACCTTCCTGCCTTGCCCATAAGACCCTTGATCTGGTCAACACAGCCCTCCCTAATTCCCACTGTTGCTCACCTTACATCCTCTGTACTGAGAGCTAATATCAGTCCACCTTGTATgccttttctaatatattttttctcccaAACTAGAATGTTCCTCTTCAAAACTCTTGCCCATGCAGTTCCAGCTCTTTCATAGAGTTTCTTCACTTGCACTCAACAGGCCAACCAAGGTGCCTGCCACACCCAGAGGCCTACAATGACGGAACCCTTTATGACCTGCACCTTGCTGGGAGTGCTGTCCCAAGGAGTTCCTTCAATGTAGGTGGCCCTGTCCCACATGACTAGGCCTCTGGCCAAAGATGATTGGATGATGATGGGTCCCTAACCTAGGTCCTAGCCTATTGAGCCTACTCAATAAGTAGGTCAGTAGTCTCTAAGTTCTTTTGAGATTGCCAGATGCAAAAACAATGCTTAAAAAAGGATGATGAGGGGTAGGTAGATCCATGAGATTTCCCTTCTTGGAAATCTGAACAGAAAATACAGGGAGAGAGTGCTTACAGgagcagaaatgaaaaatcagCCAGTTGTTCAGTAGATCCTTAGAGAAGGAAGTCAGAATTCCTGCTGCTGCCAGGCTTGGATCTGGTATAACTTCTCAAGCCCAGTTTCCACGAGGCCAACTCTagttcagtttctggtttcctCACGAACCGTCTTTAGGGCTTTCCTGGGATTCTTGTGATGTCTGAATGACTGGTAGAGATTCCTGTTTTCCACATGGATCTATCCAGTAAACCCCAATTACTCCAGGGAACCTGAGTGTTAGTTTCTTATAACGAAAGAGTCTTAACAAACACACACTGACCTTCACCAGGTGTTGTTCCCTGAACAACTGCAACATTTCTGGTCTGAACATGAAATTTTACTTGTTAACTTCTAAAGGTACATAGTATCTTCTAAAGGTCActaatttttcatatgctttcatTTTGCTTCCCAACTAGATCATACGCTTCTTCCAGGTAGGGCTCTTGGcttattcttcctttttatcCCTTACACCCTGTATGTCCTTGAGTAAGTTGTTTAGCCTCTCTAAGAATCAGTattcttatttttgaaattggaataaaaataagACCTACTTCACAGACtaattgtgaagattaaatgagtacATGTCTATATAAAGTGTTCGACATTAGGCGGGGCACATAATTGTGCTTAATATATGCTCTCCGttttgatggtggtgatggtggcagttGTGGTGGTGGTAAAGGCGGTAGTGGTGTCGATGGAGGTAAGAGCAGTGGTGGTGGCGGTGTGGGGGCGGTGGTGGTGTGGGGACggtggtgtgggggtggtggCGGTGTGGGGACGTTGGTGGGGGTGCGGGGGGGGTGGcagtgtgggggtgtgggggtgtgggggggtggcggTGTGGGGACGTTGGTGGTGTGGGGACGTTGGTGGTGTGGGGACGTTGGTGGTGTGGGGGCGGTGGTGGTGTGGGGACGTTGGTGGTGTGGGGGCGGTGGTGGTGTGGGGACggtggtgtgggggtggtggCGGTGTGGGGACGTTGGTGGTGTGGGGGCGGTGGTGGTGTGGGGACGTTGGTGGTGTGGGGGCGGTGGTGGTGTGGGGACggtggtgtgggggtggtggCGGTGTGGGGACGTTGGTGGTGTGGGGGCGGTGGTGGTGTGGGGACGGTGGTGTGGGGGCGGTGGTGGTGTGGGGACGGTGGTGTGGGGGCGGTGGCGGTGTGGGGACGGTGGTGGCGGTGTGGGGGCGGTGGTGgcgtgggggtggtggtggcggtgTGGGGGCGGTGGCGGCGTGGGGGCGGTGGTGGCGGTGTGGGGGTGGTGGCGGTGTGGGGGCGGTGGCGGcggtgtgggggcggtgggggcggtgtgggggcggtgggggcggtgtgggggcggtgggggcggtgtgggggcggtgggggcggtgGTGGCGGTGTGGGGGCGGTGGTGGcggtgtgggggcggtgggggcggtgtgggggcggtgggggtggtggtggcggtgTGGGGGCGGTGGTGGCGGTGTGGGGGCGGGTGGCGGTGTGGGGGCGGTGGCGGTGTGGGGGCGGTGGCGGCGGTGTGGGGGCGGTGGCGGTGTGGGGGCggtggtgggggtgtgggggtggtggcGGTGTGGGGACGTTGGTGGTGTGGGGACGTTGGTGGTGTGGGGGCGGTGGTGGTGTGGGGGCGGTGGTGGTGTGGGGGCGGTGGTGTGGGGGCGGTGGTGGTGTGGGGACGGTGGTGGGGGTGCGGGGGGGTGGCGGTGTGGGgacggtggtggtggtgtgggggtggtggtggtggtgtgggggggtggcagtgtgggggtggtggtggcggtgTGGGGGCGGTGGCGGTGTGGGGGTGGCGGTGGCGGTGTGGGGGCGGTGGCGGTGTGGGGGTGGCGGTGGCGGTGTGGGGGCGGTGGCGGTGTGGGGGCggtggtgggggtgtggggggggtggCGGTGTGGGGACGTTGGTGGTGTGGGGACGTTGGTGGTGTGGGGGCGGTGGTGGTGTGGGGACGTTGGTGGTGTGGGGGCGGTGGTGGTGTGGGGGCggtggtgtgggggtggtggtggtgtggggaCGGTGGTGGGGGTGCGGGGGGGGTGGCGGTGTGGGgacggtggtggtggtgtgggggtggtggtggtggtgtgggggggtggcagtgtgggggtggtggtggcggtgTGGGGGCGGTGGCGGTGTGGGGGGTGGCGGTGGCGGTGTGggggttggtggtggtggtgtgggggcggtggtgggggggtgggggttggcagtgtgggggtgtgggggtgtgggggggtggcggTGTGGGGACGTTGGTGGTGTGGGGACGTTggtggtgtgggggtggtggtggcggtgTGGGGACAGTGGTGTGGGGGGCGGTGGCGgcatgggggcggtgggggcggcgTGGGGACGGTGGGGGCGGCGTGGGGACGGTGGTGGGGGTGCGGGGGGGTGGCGGTGTGGGgacggtggtggtggtgtgggggtggtggtggtggtgtgggggggggtggcggcggtgtgggggcggtgggggcggcgTGGGGACGGTGGTGGGGGTGCGGGGGGGTGGCGGTGTGGGGACGGTGGTGGCGGTGTGGGGGGCGGTGGCGGCGGTGTGGGGGCGGTGGCGGcggtgtgggggcggtgggggcggtgGTGGCGGTGTGGGGGCGGTGGTGGCGGTGTGGGGGCGGTGGTGGCGGTGTGGGGGCGGTGGTGGcggtgtgggggcggtggggggcggcgtggggggcggtgggggcggcgtggggacggtggggggggtgcgggg
The window above is part of the Dasypus novemcinctus isolate mDasNov1 chromosome 15, mDasNov1.1.hap2, whole genome shotgun sequence genome. Proteins encoded here:
- the LOC139436613 gene encoding uncharacterized protein; translation: MSKTILKLHSVSRTVCCLPPPPPSPHRHPPRTPPTVPTPPPPPPTPPPTAPTPPPPPPHRHHRPHTATTAPTPPPPPPPPPHRRHRPHTAATAPHTATTVPTPPPPRTPTTVPTPPPPPPHRRHPPPHHHHHPHTTTTVPTPPPPRTPTTVPTPPPPSPRRPHRPHAATAPHTTVPTPPPPPPHHQRPHTTNVPTPPPPHTPTPPHCQPPPPHHRPHTTTTNPHTATATPHTATAPTPPPPPPHCHPPTPPPPPPHHHHRPHTATPPAPPPPSPHHHHPHTTAPTPPPPPHHQRPHTTTAPTPPTSPHHQRPHTATPPTPPPPPPHRHRPHTATATPTPPPPPHRHRHPHTATAPTPPPPPPHCHPPTPPPPPPHHHHRPHTATPPHPHHRPHTTTAPTPPPPHHHRPHTTTAPTPPTSPHHQRPHTATTPTPPPPPPHRHRPHTAATAPTPPPPPHRHPPPHRHHRPHTATTTPTAPTPPPPPPHRHHRPHTATTAPTAPTPPPPPPHRPHRPHTAPTAPTPPPPPPHRHHPHTATTAPTPPPPPHRHHHPHATTAPTPPPPSPHRHRPHTTVPTPPPPPHHRPHTTTAPTPPTSPHRHHPHTTVPTPPPPPHHQRPHTTTAPTPPTSPHRHHPHTTVPTPPPPPHHQRPHTTTAPTPPTSPHHQRPHTTNVPTPPPPHTPTPPHCHPPRTPTNVPTPPPPPHHRPHTTTAPTPPPPLLLPPSTPLPPLPPPQLPPSPPSKRRAYIKHNYVPRLMSNTLYRHVLI